The Thunnus maccoyii chromosome 9, fThuMac1.1, whole genome shotgun sequence genome includes a region encoding these proteins:
- the LOC121903935 gene encoding acyl-CoA dehydrogenase family member 11-like, with product MSACTALLNRSVSGGCCRVLCGVTRPLVHVRSAIVAEPGTRRSDEDNLWEATGNLPFSRARIGSFFQDRPVLKNPFLEDALLRGYLRRHLPQEAAFSDLCAFGERVANEVDEWGRECEVTPPRLVHFDPWGRRVDHIVTSPAWKNMKDLSAQEGLVAIGYERPCGEWSRVYQMSKLYLFSPSSGLYTCPLAMTDGAAKVIQSIGVLWPVEEAFSRLTTRQPERFWTSGQWMTERQGGSDVGSGTETVAVPQTDGSYKLHGFKWFTSATDADMTLTLARVQDRTGATTPGSRGLSLFYAEVSRGEDGRLRGIEVQRLKDKLGTRQMPTAELLLDGLPAHRLSEEGRGVASIANMLTITRIHNSVSAAAAMRRVVQLARDYATRRTAFGKLLKDHPLHMQTLARMEVETRGAFLLVMDVCRLLGREESGMATQLDTHLLRLLTPVVKLYTGKQAVAVVSEGLESFGGQGYIEDTGLPGLLRDSQVLSIWEGTTNVLSLDVLRCVARSSGMVLHAYFNHVKSLLAGASSVPSLAPAVKAVDGALSQLEEFVQVAATRAPSYLELAARDLAYSLARIYTGALLIDHACWKGASPSDSYAALRWCEQDLCPVATTQARGCYDPNTPPLDAALVYDQPIQAEN from the exons ATGTCGGCATGCACGGCCCTCTTGAACCGCAGCGTCTCTGGAGGCTGCTGCAGGGTGTTGTGCGGTGTTACTCGACCGCTCGTCCATGTCAGATCAGCCATTGTAGCTGAGCCGGGCACGAGAAGATCTGATGAAGACAATCTCTGGGAGGCAACGGGCAACCTGCCGTTCTCCAGAGCCAGGATAGGATCTTTCTTTCAGGACAGGCCTGTGCTGAAGAACCCGTTTCTAGAGGACGCTTTGCTCAGAGGATACTTGAGGAGACACCTGCCTCAGGAG GCAGCTTTCTCAGACTTGTGTGCATTTGGAGAGCGTGTGGCGAATGAGGTGGACGAGTGGGGCCGAGAGTGTGAGGTTACTCCTCCAAGGTTGGTGCACTTTGACCCCTGGGGTCGCAGAGTGGACCACATTGTGACCTCCCCGGCatggaaaaacatgaaagaccTGTCGGCACAGGAAGGACTGGTTGCCATCGGCTACGAGAGGCCATGTGGGGAGTGGAG TCGTGTGTACCAAATGAGCAAGCTATacctcttctctccctcctctggtCTCTACACGTGTCCTCTGGCCATGACTGACGGAGCTGCTAAAGTCATCCAG tccATAGGTGTTTTGTGGCCAGTAGAAGAAGCCTTCAGTCGTTTGACCACTCGTCAGCCAGAACGTTTCTGGACGTCAGGACAGTGGATGACTGAGAGACAGGGAGGATCTGATGTGG GCAGCGGCACAGAGACAGTTGCTGTTCCTCAGACAGACGGTTCATACAAACTACACGGCTTCAAGTGGTTCACCTCCGCTACGGATGCAGACATGACTCTCACGCTGGCCAGAGTGCAGGACAGAACAGGAGCAACCACACCG GGTAGCAGGGGTTTGTCTCTGTTCTACGCGGAGGTGAGTCGAGGTGAGGACGGCCGGCTGAGAGGTATCGAGGTCCAGAGACTGAAGGACAAGCTCGGCACAAGACAGATGCCGactgctgagctgctgctggacGGACTGCCAGCACACAGG CTCTCAGAGGAAGGAAGGGGTGTGGCGTCCATAGCTAACATGCTGACTATAACCAGGATCCACAACAGcgtgtctgcagcagcagccatgAGAAG GGTGGTCCAGTTAGCTCGTGACTACGCCACCCGCCGCACTGCCTTTGGAAAGCTTCTTAAAGACCACCCACTGCACATGCAGACTCTCGCTAGGATGGAG GTGGAGACTCGTGGAGCTTTCCTCCTGGTGATGGATGTGTGTCGTCTGTTGGGCCGAGAGGAAAGCGGCATGGCGACGCAGCTTGATACGCACCTCCTACGTCTGCTCACACCTGTGGTCAAACTCTACACTGGCAAGCAG GCAGTGGCTGTGGTGTCGGAGGGTTTGGAGAGTTTCGGAGGGCAGGGTTACATCGAGGACACCGGGTTGCCTGGACTACTTCGTGATTCACAG gtGTTGAGTATATGGGAAGGTACTACAAACGTTCTGTCTCTGGATGTGCTGCGCTGTGTGGCTCGTAGCTCAGGAATGGTTCTTCATGCTTACTTCAACCATGTCAAG TCCCTGCTTGCAGGTGCCTCAAGTGTTCCCTCACTGGCTCCAGCTGTGAAGGCAGTAGACGGTGCTCTCTCTCAACTGGAGGAGTTTGTTCAGGTAGCAGCTACCAGAGCGCCGAGCTACCTTGAACTAGCAGCCAGAGACCTGGCATACAGCCTGGCTCGCATCTACACTG GTGCCCTTCTCATTGATCATGCATGTTGGAAAGGAGCCTCTCCATCTGACTCCTACGCAGCTCTCAG GTGGTGTGAACAGGACTTGTGTCCCGTTGCGACCACTCAGGCAAGAGGCTGCTATGATCCCAACACTCCCCCCCTTGATGCTGCGCTGGTGTACGACCAACCGATCCAAGCCGAAAACTGA